The following coding sequences are from one Saprospiraceae bacterium window:
- a CDS encoding carbohydrate binding family 9 domain-containing protein, with the protein MKSIIYLHILFFCSIYCTLFGQDTLPVKRTYHIIKTTEPIIVDGVLSESFWNVAESQSDFTQFEPMPFAKTEFKTVVRMSFTDQYIYVGAQLYDDPNKVSAQVTSRDELGETNVDYFTMSLDTYDDDLTGFRFIVTAAGVQADARLGKFETDNGTNLLDFNWDGVWESAVQKSNDGWSVEMKIPLFNLRFPKKTDQNWGLQFARFVKRNGETSSWQAINPNINGIVRQYGNLVGIKDIKNALRLSLHPYISLNYKSAPPNQANKENTHLQVQKGISGGMDIKYGINENFTLDATVIPDFSQVASD; encoded by the coding sequence ATGAAATCCATTATATATCTTCATATTCTATTCTTTTGCTCAATTTACTGTACACTTTTTGGTCAAGACACTCTCCCTGTAAAAAGAACGTACCACATAATAAAAACAACTGAACCAATCATTGTAGATGGAGTACTTTCTGAAAGTTTCTGGAATGTTGCAGAATCTCAAAGTGATTTCACACAATTTGAACCAATGCCATTTGCCAAGACAGAATTTAAAACTGTGGTCAGAATGTCATTTACAGATCAATACATCTATGTAGGAGCACAACTATATGATGATCCAAATAAAGTGAGTGCACAAGTTACAAGTCGAGATGAACTGGGAGAAACGAACGTGGATTATTTTACGATGAGTCTTGATACTTATGACGATGACTTGACCGGTTTTCGATTTATTGTGACAGCAGCCGGAGTACAAGCTGATGCCAGATTGGGCAAATTTGAAACGGATAACGGAACCAACCTACTCGATTTCAATTGGGATGGAGTATGGGAATCCGCTGTACAAAAATCCAATGATGGATGGAGTGTAGAAATGAAAATTCCACTTTTTAATCTCAGATTTCCAAAAAAAACAGATCAAAACTGGGGTCTGCAATTCGCAAGATTTGTGAAGCGAAATGGTGAAACCTCTTCCTGGCAAGCAATCAATCCAAATATTAATGGTATAGTGAGACAATATGGCAACTTAGTAGGAATTAAAGATATAAAAAATGCACTTCGCTTGTCATTACATCCGTATATTTCATTGAATTACAAAAGCGCTCCACCCAATCAGGCAAATAAAGAAAATACTCATTTACAAGTCCAAAAAGGGATTTCCGGAGGCATGGACATCAAATATGGGATCAATGAAAATTTCACATTGGATGCCACTGTCATACCTGATTTCTCTCAAGTTGCATCAGATTAA
- a CDS encoding di-heme enzyme, whose amino-acid sequence MNSPDVTLGHFLFYEKKLSINSSKSCSSCHDPLLAFSDGYRSSVGVYGDPLPHNSPSLINVGSRVSLDWKKADLHLLEDQMDRPLFSLTPPELGIVNNDSLFLNKFRTDSFYKKLFREAFPHELNPISFTNIKKSISGYLLQLNSRQSAFDKYKIDPKMYPLNKDAMKGMKIFFGKKASCFICHGGQDFDKPEIGSHFANTGLYSCRELDPGEISNVKNGLAIDSLSFRIPSLRNVALTGPYYHDGSEDELLDVIGNYVRGGRNVDFGDCKGEGFVHLLKDSRMKKFRLSNNEKLELIAFLNTLTDTSYLCNKLFINPFENE is encoded by the coding sequence ATGAATTCACCGGATGTGACCTTAGGCCATTTCCTTTTTTATGAGAAGAAATTATCGATAAATTCATCCAAATCTTGTTCTTCTTGTCACGACCCATTACTTGCCTTCTCTGATGGATATCGAAGTTCGGTAGGCGTCTATGGAGACCCGCTACCCCATAACTCACCTTCCTTGATCAATGTGGGTTCAAGAGTTTCTTTAGACTGGAAGAAAGCTGACCTCCATTTGTTGGAGGACCAAATGGATAGACCTTTGTTTTCCTTGACACCACCTGAACTAGGAATTGTAAATAATGACAGTTTGTTTTTGAATAAGTTTCGGACTGATAGCTTCTATAAAAAACTATTTAGAGAAGCCTTTCCTCATGAATTAAATCCCATTTCATTTACCAATATTAAAAAATCTATATCAGGCTATTTGCTGCAGTTAAATTCAAGACAATCGGCATTTGATAAATATAAGATTGATCCAAAAATGTATCCCTTAAATAAGGATGCAATGAAAGGGATGAAGATTTTTTTTGGAAAGAAGGCTTCATGTTTTATATGTCATGGTGGACAGGATTTTGACAAGCCTGAGATTGGTTCCCATTTTGCGAATACCGGTTTATATTCTTGTCGGGAATTGGACCCCGGAGAAATATCAAATGTGAAAAATGGTTTAGCAATAGATTCTTTGTCATTTCGTATTCCGAGTTTAAGAAATGTAGCACTCACAGGGCCATACTATCATGATGGAAGTGAAGATGAATTATTGGATGTAATCGGGAATTATGTTCGCGGCGGTAGAAATGTTGATTTTGGTGATTGTAAGGGTGAAGGATTTGTACATTTATTGAAAGATAGTAGAATGAAGAAGTTTCGGCTGTCAAATAATGAAAAATTGGAGTTGATCGCATTTTTAAATACACTTACAGATACTTCCTATCTTTGTAATAAACTTTTTATCAATCCGTTTGAAAATGAGTAA
- a CDS encoding IS30 family transposase has protein sequence MYKQITYPQRVLIEQFRRQGMSIIQIALELGFHRSTIYRELDRNSSPGSYKLYGSARAQDRSEQRAQGKGRKNKITSDLRCKVDQLLKIKWSPEQIEGRANIDKYERVSKECIYQYVYEDKRKGGDLWSNLRHSHRRRRRRKNTYKQRGIIKNRVCIEDRPKIVESQKGMEIGKEIL, from the coding sequence ATGTATAAACAAATCACCTACCCTCAAAGGGTATTAATTGAACAATTTAGAAGGCAAGGAATGAGCATTATTCAGATAGCTTTGGAATTAGGGTTTCATAGAAGCACAATATATCGGGAACTCGATAGAAACTCTTCACCTGGTTCATACAAGTTATATGGAAGCGCAAGAGCGCAGGATCGGAGTGAACAGAGAGCACAAGGAAAGGGAAGGAAGAATAAAATTACAAGCGATCTTAGATGCAAAGTGGATCAATTACTTAAAATCAAGTGGAGCCCAGAGCAAATCGAAGGTCGAGCGAATATTGATAAGTATGAAAGGGTTAGTAAAGAGTGCATATATCAATATGTATATGAAGATAAAAGGAAAGGAGGTGATCTATGGAGTAATTTAAGACATTCCCACAGAAGAAGGCGAAGACGCAAAAATACCTATAAACAAAGGGGAATTATCAAAAACAGAGTATGTATTGAAGATAGACCAAAGATTGTTGAATCTCAAAAAGGTATGGAGATTGGGAAGGAGATACTATAG
- a CDS encoding IS30 family transposase has protein sequence MQIEKYKNLCHTITLDNGKENADHQTLAKALNTKIYFAHPYSAYERGCNENINGLIRQYLPKKSDFSMLKQTDLDRIESQINNRPRKKLGYKTPNEVFLNLVALKC, from the coding sequence TTGCAAATTGAAAAATATAAAAACTTATGCCACACAATTACATTAGACAATGGAAAAGAAAATGCAGATCATCAAACATTGGCTAAAGCATTGAATACTAAGATATACTTTGCTCATCCATATTCTGCTTATGAAAGAGGTTGCAATGAAAATATCAATGGTTTAATACGGCAATACTTGCCAAAAAAATCAGACTTTTCCATGCTCAAGCAAACTGACTTGGATCGAATTGAATCCCAAATAAATAATCGACCTAGAAAAAAATTAGGTTACAAAACACCAAATGAAGTATTTTTGAACCTTGTCGCACTTAAATGTTGA